The Megalops cyprinoides isolate fMegCyp1 chromosome 12, fMegCyp1.pri, whole genome shotgun sequence genome contains a region encoding:
- the numb gene encoding protein numb homolog isoform X4 has translation MHICEDAVKRLKTDRKFFKGFFTKAGKKAVKAVLWVSADGLRVVDDKTKDLILDQTIEKVSFCAPDRNFERAFSYICRDGTTRRWICHCFMAIKDSGERLSHAVGCAFAACLERKQKREKECGVTATFDANRTTFTREGSFRVTTATEQAEREEVMRQIQEAKKAETEAKTAGPVSAAPDTANPTSAPSPSSSPPLPPSMGAPESNPHAIPRRHAPVEALARQGSFRGFPVLSQKTSPFKRQLSLRMNELPSTMQRKSDFPIKNSVPEMEGEGDSISSLCTQITTAFSVPAEDPFSSAPMPKPASSPQSPAAPVNGSSPGFPPPAANLSAAAPPALPPPLPARDTNPWAKTPTGPSGHGPAHPGADWTSSAPAVVAPPAPVTAAPTAPPSHKRTPSEADRWLEEVSKSVRAQQPTPTMGAPAPPAQSFPNPMPVPVASVPPVAFIPPLPPAVPLLPPRQPAYQPPAPASFPMSNGLPYAQPSVPVVGITPSQMVANVFGSATQPQPAPQSFPNPQVPFPQYDPRSACSPFGKPPQPPVAATAPLAPHPVQQPPNGSAAFNGADSWAPPSLPPPSSPAPPLPPQTQADAFEAQWAALESKSRQRTTPSPTNPFSSELHKTFEIQL, from the exons GACAGGAAATTCTTCAAGGGCTTCTTTACAAAA GCAGGGAAGAAAGCAGTGAAGGCCGTGCTGTGGGTGTCAGCAGATGGCCTCAGAGTCGTGGATGACAAAACAAAG GATCTGATTCTGGACCAGACCATAGAGAAGGTGTCATTCTGCGCTCCGGACAGGAACTTTGAGCGGGCCTTCTCCTACATCTGCAGAGACGGGACCACGCGGCGCTGGATCTGCCACTGCTTTATGGCCATCAAAGACTCG GGAGAGCGCTTGAGTCATGCCGTCGGCTGTGCGTTTGCGGCCTGCCTGGAGAGGAAGCAGAAGCGGGAGAAGGAGTGCGGGGTGACGGCCACCTTCGACGCCAACAGAACCACCTTCACCCGCGAGGGGTCCTTCCGCGTCACCACGGCGACGGAGCAGGCCGAGCGGGAGGAGGTCATGCGGCAGATCCAGGAGGCCAAGAAAG CTGAGACCGAGGCCAAGACTGCCGGTCCCGTGAGCGCGGCTCCCGATACGGCAAACCCCACCTCAGccccatccccctcctcctccccacccctgcccccttccATGGGGGCCCCTGAGAGCAACCCCCACGCCATCCCGCGCCGGCACGCCCCCGTGGAGGCGCTGGCCCGGCAGGGCTCCTTCCGCGGCTTCCCGGTCCTCAGCCAGAAGACATCTCCTTTCAAGCGGCAGCTGTCCCTGCGTATGAACGAGCTGCCCTCCACCATGCAGCGCAAGTCCGACTTCCCCATCAAAAACTCGG tcccagagatggagggggagggggacagcaTCAGCTCTCTCTGCACTCAGATCACCACTGCGTTCAGCGTTCCCGCTGAAGACCCCTTCTCCTCTGCACCCATGCCGAAGCCGGCCTCCTCTCCGCAGTCGCCCGCTGCTCCAG TGAACGGCTCGTCTCCCGGcttccctcctcctgctgctaACCTGTCTGCAGCGGCTCCTCCAGCCCTGCCTCCCCCTTTGCCTGCCCGTGACACTAACCCCTGGGCCAAGACCCCCACAGGCCCCTCTGGCCACGGCCCTGCTCACCCAG GAGCAGACTGGACaagctccgcccctgcagtGGTTGCCCCTCCTGCTCCAGTCACAGCTGCCCCAACTGCCCCGCCCTCTCACAAGCGCACCCCCTCGGAGGCAGACCGATGGCTGGAAGAGGTGTCGAAGTCCGTGCGGGCGCAGCAGCCTACCCCCACCATGGGGGCCCCCGCGCCCCCCGCCCAGTCCTTCCCCAACCCCATGCCCGTCCCTGTGGCCTCGGTGCCCCCCGTGGCCTTCATACCCCCACTGCCTCCAGCTGTCCCGCTGCTGCCCCCCCGCCAGCCTGCCTATCAGCCCCCGGCCCCAGCCTCCTTCCCCATGTCCAACGGCCTCCCGTACGCCCAGCCCAGCGTTCCGGTGGTGGGCATTACCCCCTCCCAGATGGTGGCCAACGTCTTCGGCTCTGCCACGCAGCCGCAGCCGGCGCCCCAGTCCTTCCCCAATCCGCAGGTCCCGTTCCCTCAATACGACCCCCGCTCCGCCTGCAGCCCCTTCGGAAAGCCGCCCCAGCCCCCCGTCGCTGCCAccgcccccctcgccccccaccCCGTGCAGCAGCCGCCCAACGGCAGCGCCGCTTTCAACGGGGCGGACAGCTGGGCGCCGCCCTCCTTGCCCCCGCCATCCTCCCCCGCCCCTCCGCTGCCGCCCCAGACCCAGGCCGACGCCTTCGAGGCCCAGTGGGCGGCCCTGGAGAGCAAGTCCCGCCAGCGCACCACGCCCTCCCCCACAAACCCCTTCTCCAGCGAGCTGCACAAGACGTTCGAAATCCAGCTGTAA
- the numb gene encoding protein numb homolog isoform X1 gives MNKLRQSFRRKKDIYVPESSRPHQWQTDEEAVRSGKCSFAVKYLGHVEVEESRGMHICEDAVKRLKTDRKFFKGFFTKAGKKAVKAVLWVSADGLRVVDDKTKDLILDQTIEKVSFCAPDRNFERAFSYICRDGTTRRWICHCFMAIKDSGERLSHAVGCAFAACLERKQKREKECGVTATFDANRTTFTREGSFRVTTATEQAEREEVMRQIQEAKKAETEAKTAGPVSAAPDTANPTSAPSPSSSPPLPPSMGAPESNPHAIPRRHAPVEALARQGSFRGFPVLSQKTSPFKRQLSLRMNELPSTMQRKSDFPIKNSVPEMEGEGDSISSLCTQITTAFSVPAEDPFSSAPMPKPASSPQSPAAPVNGSSPGFPPPAANLSAAAPPALPPPLPARDTNPWAKTPTGPSGHGPAHPGADWTSSAPAVVAPPAPVTAAPTAPPSHKRTPSEADRWLEEVSKSVRAQQPTPTMGAPAPPAQSFPNPMPVPVASVPPVAFIPPLPPAVPLLPPRQPAYQPPAPASFPMSNGLPYAQPSVPVVGITPSQMVANVFGSATQPQPAPQSFPNPQVPFPQYDPRSACSPFGKPPQPPVAATAPLAPHPVQQPPNGSAAFNGADSWAPPSLPPPSSPAPPLPPQTQADAFEAQWAALESKSRQRTTPSPTNPFSSELHKTFEIQL, from the exons GACAGGAAATTCTTCAAGGGCTTCTTTACAAAA GCAGGGAAGAAAGCAGTGAAGGCCGTGCTGTGGGTGTCAGCAGATGGCCTCAGAGTCGTGGATGACAAAACAAAG GATCTGATTCTGGACCAGACCATAGAGAAGGTGTCATTCTGCGCTCCGGACAGGAACTTTGAGCGGGCCTTCTCCTACATCTGCAGAGACGGGACCACGCGGCGCTGGATCTGCCACTGCTTTATGGCCATCAAAGACTCG GGAGAGCGCTTGAGTCATGCCGTCGGCTGTGCGTTTGCGGCCTGCCTGGAGAGGAAGCAGAAGCGGGAGAAGGAGTGCGGGGTGACGGCCACCTTCGACGCCAACAGAACCACCTTCACCCGCGAGGGGTCCTTCCGCGTCACCACGGCGACGGAGCAGGCCGAGCGGGAGGAGGTCATGCGGCAGATCCAGGAGGCCAAGAAAG CTGAGACCGAGGCCAAGACTGCCGGTCCCGTGAGCGCGGCTCCCGATACGGCAAACCCCACCTCAGccccatccccctcctcctccccacccctgcccccttccATGGGGGCCCCTGAGAGCAACCCCCACGCCATCCCGCGCCGGCACGCCCCCGTGGAGGCGCTGGCCCGGCAGGGCTCCTTCCGCGGCTTCCCGGTCCTCAGCCAGAAGACATCTCCTTTCAAGCGGCAGCTGTCCCTGCGTATGAACGAGCTGCCCTCCACCATGCAGCGCAAGTCCGACTTCCCCATCAAAAACTCGG tcccagagatggagggggagggggacagcaTCAGCTCTCTCTGCACTCAGATCACCACTGCGTTCAGCGTTCCCGCTGAAGACCCCTTCTCCTCTGCACCCATGCCGAAGCCGGCCTCCTCTCCGCAGTCGCCCGCTGCTCCAG TGAACGGCTCGTCTCCCGGcttccctcctcctgctgctaACCTGTCTGCAGCGGCTCCTCCAGCCCTGCCTCCCCCTTTGCCTGCCCGTGACACTAACCCCTGGGCCAAGACCCCCACAGGCCCCTCTGGCCACGGCCCTGCTCACCCAG GAGCAGACTGGACaagctccgcccctgcagtGGTTGCCCCTCCTGCTCCAGTCACAGCTGCCCCAACTGCCCCGCCCTCTCACAAGCGCACCCCCTCGGAGGCAGACCGATGGCTGGAAGAGGTGTCGAAGTCCGTGCGGGCGCAGCAGCCTACCCCCACCATGGGGGCCCCCGCGCCCCCCGCCCAGTCCTTCCCCAACCCCATGCCCGTCCCTGTGGCCTCGGTGCCCCCCGTGGCCTTCATACCCCCACTGCCTCCAGCTGTCCCGCTGCTGCCCCCCCGCCAGCCTGCCTATCAGCCCCCGGCCCCAGCCTCCTTCCCCATGTCCAACGGCCTCCCGTACGCCCAGCCCAGCGTTCCGGTGGTGGGCATTACCCCCTCCCAGATGGTGGCCAACGTCTTCGGCTCTGCCACGCAGCCGCAGCCGGCGCCCCAGTCCTTCCCCAATCCGCAGGTCCCGTTCCCTCAATACGACCCCCGCTCCGCCTGCAGCCCCTTCGGAAAGCCGCCCCAGCCCCCCGTCGCTGCCAccgcccccctcgccccccaccCCGTGCAGCAGCCGCCCAACGGCAGCGCCGCTTTCAACGGGGCGGACAGCTGGGCGCCGCCCTCCTTGCCCCCGCCATCCTCCCCCGCCCCTCCGCTGCCGCCCCAGACCCAGGCCGACGCCTTCGAGGCCCAGTGGGCGGCCCTGGAGAGCAAGTCCCGCCAGCGCACCACGCCCTCCCCCACAAACCCCTTCTCCAGCGAGCTGCACAAGACGTTCGAAATCCAGCTGTAA
- the numb gene encoding protein numb homolog isoform X2 gives MNKLRQSFRRKKDIYVPESSRPHQWQTDEEAVRSGKCSFAVKYLGHVEVEESRGMHICEDAVKRLKTAGKKAVKAVLWVSADGLRVVDDKTKDLILDQTIEKVSFCAPDRNFERAFSYICRDGTTRRWICHCFMAIKDSGERLSHAVGCAFAACLERKQKREKECGVTATFDANRTTFTREGSFRVTTATEQAEREEVMRQIQEAKKAETEAKTAGPVSAAPDTANPTSAPSPSSSPPLPPSMGAPESNPHAIPRRHAPVEALARQGSFRGFPVLSQKTSPFKRQLSLRMNELPSTMQRKSDFPIKNSVPEMEGEGDSISSLCTQITTAFSVPAEDPFSSAPMPKPASSPQSPAAPVNGSSPGFPPPAANLSAAAPPALPPPLPARDTNPWAKTPTGPSGHGPAHPGADWTSSAPAVVAPPAPVTAAPTAPPSHKRTPSEADRWLEEVSKSVRAQQPTPTMGAPAPPAQSFPNPMPVPVASVPPVAFIPPLPPAVPLLPPRQPAYQPPAPASFPMSNGLPYAQPSVPVVGITPSQMVANVFGSATQPQPAPQSFPNPQVPFPQYDPRSACSPFGKPPQPPVAATAPLAPHPVQQPPNGSAAFNGADSWAPPSLPPPSSPAPPLPPQTQADAFEAQWAALESKSRQRTTPSPTNPFSSELHKTFEIQL, from the exons GCAGGGAAGAAAGCAGTGAAGGCCGTGCTGTGGGTGTCAGCAGATGGCCTCAGAGTCGTGGATGACAAAACAAAG GATCTGATTCTGGACCAGACCATAGAGAAGGTGTCATTCTGCGCTCCGGACAGGAACTTTGAGCGGGCCTTCTCCTACATCTGCAGAGACGGGACCACGCGGCGCTGGATCTGCCACTGCTTTATGGCCATCAAAGACTCG GGAGAGCGCTTGAGTCATGCCGTCGGCTGTGCGTTTGCGGCCTGCCTGGAGAGGAAGCAGAAGCGGGAGAAGGAGTGCGGGGTGACGGCCACCTTCGACGCCAACAGAACCACCTTCACCCGCGAGGGGTCCTTCCGCGTCACCACGGCGACGGAGCAGGCCGAGCGGGAGGAGGTCATGCGGCAGATCCAGGAGGCCAAGAAAG CTGAGACCGAGGCCAAGACTGCCGGTCCCGTGAGCGCGGCTCCCGATACGGCAAACCCCACCTCAGccccatccccctcctcctccccacccctgcccccttccATGGGGGCCCCTGAGAGCAACCCCCACGCCATCCCGCGCCGGCACGCCCCCGTGGAGGCGCTGGCCCGGCAGGGCTCCTTCCGCGGCTTCCCGGTCCTCAGCCAGAAGACATCTCCTTTCAAGCGGCAGCTGTCCCTGCGTATGAACGAGCTGCCCTCCACCATGCAGCGCAAGTCCGACTTCCCCATCAAAAACTCGG tcccagagatggagggggagggggacagcaTCAGCTCTCTCTGCACTCAGATCACCACTGCGTTCAGCGTTCCCGCTGAAGACCCCTTCTCCTCTGCACCCATGCCGAAGCCGGCCTCCTCTCCGCAGTCGCCCGCTGCTCCAG TGAACGGCTCGTCTCCCGGcttccctcctcctgctgctaACCTGTCTGCAGCGGCTCCTCCAGCCCTGCCTCCCCCTTTGCCTGCCCGTGACACTAACCCCTGGGCCAAGACCCCCACAGGCCCCTCTGGCCACGGCCCTGCTCACCCAG GAGCAGACTGGACaagctccgcccctgcagtGGTTGCCCCTCCTGCTCCAGTCACAGCTGCCCCAACTGCCCCGCCCTCTCACAAGCGCACCCCCTCGGAGGCAGACCGATGGCTGGAAGAGGTGTCGAAGTCCGTGCGGGCGCAGCAGCCTACCCCCACCATGGGGGCCCCCGCGCCCCCCGCCCAGTCCTTCCCCAACCCCATGCCCGTCCCTGTGGCCTCGGTGCCCCCCGTGGCCTTCATACCCCCACTGCCTCCAGCTGTCCCGCTGCTGCCCCCCCGCCAGCCTGCCTATCAGCCCCCGGCCCCAGCCTCCTTCCCCATGTCCAACGGCCTCCCGTACGCCCAGCCCAGCGTTCCGGTGGTGGGCATTACCCCCTCCCAGATGGTGGCCAACGTCTTCGGCTCTGCCACGCAGCCGCAGCCGGCGCCCCAGTCCTTCCCCAATCCGCAGGTCCCGTTCCCTCAATACGACCCCCGCTCCGCCTGCAGCCCCTTCGGAAAGCCGCCCCAGCCCCCCGTCGCTGCCAccgcccccctcgccccccaccCCGTGCAGCAGCCGCCCAACGGCAGCGCCGCTTTCAACGGGGCGGACAGCTGGGCGCCGCCCTCCTTGCCCCCGCCATCCTCCCCCGCCCCTCCGCTGCCGCCCCAGACCCAGGCCGACGCCTTCGAGGCCCAGTGGGCGGCCCTGGAGAGCAAGTCCCGCCAGCGCACCACGCCCTCCCCCACAAACCCCTTCTCCAGCGAGCTGCACAAGACGTTCGAAATCCAGCTGTAA